The region AGCCCGGCCAGCAGCAGCTGCCACGCGGGCACCGTAACGCCTTCAAACAGCTGCTGGAAGTTTTCCATGCTCAGCACATCCAGCTTGGGCATCAGACCAGTTTTGTAGAAGATATTGGGGCTGCTGAAATCCGGAAAGGCAAACAGGCTGTTGCGCGGGTCGAAGGCCGCGATCAGCACGTATACCAGCGGGTAGATCGCCACCAGGGTAACCAATATCAGGAACAGATGGGTCAGCTGGTCACCCAGCACCGCGCCGTAACCGATCTTGCGGCCGGTGCGCGCCTGCCCGATGCGCTGGCCGATCAGGCTGGTCAGCGCCAGCACGCCACTGGCCGCCAGCAGGAACAACAGGAAGCGAACCCAGCCACGCTCCACAAAGAAAATCGTGAAGCTTTTGGGGCGCCCCTGCATATTGCGTGCCAGAAAATAGCCCAGGGTCACAAAGCCGCCGATCACTACGGCCAGGACCAGCCAGGGCAGCGCTCGCCGCAGAAGGCTGGGCTCCTGGTGGACATAGCCGCCCGGCGGCAGGTCGTTGGTACCCGTGTGCGGAGTTGCCGTCATTTACGGGCCTCCTCAAAGACACCAGCAGCCTTGAAGTTCACCAGACTGATGGCCAGAGTCAGGAAAAAAATGATCAGGGCGATGGCACTGGCCAGCGCGAAGTTCTGGCCGCCGCTGCTGGCAAAGGCTGTATTGAAGCCCCACGAGAGCAGGATATCGGTGCTTTGTGCAGTGGCCTCTCGGCCTTCCAGAGGCGGACCACCCTGGGTCAGCAGGTAGATGATGCCGAAGTTATTGAAGTTGAACGCGAAGCCTGACAGCAGAATGGGCGTGAAACTCGAGCGCAGCAGCGGCAGGGTGATGCTCTGGATCTGCTGCCAGCGGCTGGCCCCGTCGATGCTGGCAGCCTCGTAGAGGTCCTCGTTGATGGTGCTCAGCGCGCTGATGGTGGCCGTCATCATGTAGGGGAAGCCCAGCCACAGGTTCACCAGCAGCACGCTGATCTTGGCCCACAGTGGGTCTCCGAGCCACGGCACGGCCGCGATGCCCAGCAGGCCCAGACCCTTGTTGACAATCCCGAACTGCTGATTGAGCAGGGCTTTCCACATCTGGACACTGATGACTGCGGGTACGGCCCAGGGCAGAAACAGCAGCGTGCGGTAGATATTCCGTCCCTTGAGACGCTTGTTGAACAGCAGGATACCCAGCACCAGACCGGCCAGGGCGTTGATCACCACCGTGCTGAAGGCGAACACCACGGTCCAGATAAAAACAGGAAGAAGCGCGCGGCTGGCTTTGCCGAAAATCTCCCGGAAATTCGCCAGGCCTACGTATCCGTACCGGTTGATGCGGGTGGCGTTGGCAACCGCCAGGGTCTCGGCGACCGGTGCGGCCAGCGTCACCTCGCGTCCACTGACACTGGCAATCTTGGCCCGCACCGGCACCGAGGCTTCCTCATCGAACAGCACGATGGTGCTGCCGGCGCAACTGGGCTGCGCGCACTTCAGGTACTCTGCAACACTGCTGGCCTGCGGCGTTTCCTGCAGGGTCACCACCCGGCGGTCAGCGCTCAGGGACGCGGCCGTGCGTACAGCCGAGTCGGGGTTGCCGCTGTTGACCGCGTTGTAGTTGGTAAAAGCGTAGTTCACGGTCAGCACGATGGGCAGTACTGTGAAGGCCGCCAGGAACACCAGCGCAGGAAACAGGTAGTACCAGTTGACGATCCAGGGAAACAGACGCGCGACCAGCGGCATCAGCAGCACCAGGGCGCCCAGGGTATAGACCAGCAGCAGGTAGGGGGGAGCCGTGGGGGCCAGACGGGCCGTCAGGCCACTGAGCAGCCAGCCGATCAGGGCGGCAGCGCCCATCAGCACGGCCAGCACCAGGACGGCTGTCAGGACGCCGCGGGCGCCTTCGGGGGGCTGTGTAGGGCGCCGGGCAGGAAAAGGCGTAGGCGAAATCATAGGGTGACAGACCCCTCCTTCTCGACAGGTTGCAACGGTGTGGGCATTTGAAGTTAACTTTCTGGAAATTGCAAGCGCAGCTCAGGCCACACAGGGCCGCACAGAAAGGCGGACGGGGAAATGCCCGTCCGCCTTTCCGGCCTGCACCTTACTTGATGTTGCTGTTGATTTCCTGCACGGCCTTGTCGAGGATCTGGCCGTAGTTCTGCCCTGGCTTCTGGACGCTCTGCGCGATGGCGTTGCTCCAGGGGCCCCACACGGCGCCCATCTGCGGGATGTTTGGCATCGGGGTGCCCATGCTGATGGACTTGCCGAAACCTGCCACCACGGGGTCAGACTTGAGCTTGGTGCGTGCGCTCAGGCTGACGGGGATACGACCGCCAGCTTTGTTGAAGCTGATCTGGGCATCGGAGGTGCTGAGGCTCCTGGCAAACGCACCGGCCGCA is a window of Deinococcus deserti VCD115 DNA encoding:
- a CDS encoding ABC transporter permease subunit, whose amino-acid sequence is MISPTPFPARRPTQPPEGARGVLTAVLVLAVLMGAAALIGWLLSGLTARLAPTAPPYLLLVYTLGALVLLMPLVARLFPWIVNWYYLFPALVFLAAFTVLPIVLTVNYAFTNYNAVNSGNPDSAVRTAASLSADRRVVTLQETPQASSVAEYLKCAQPSCAGSTIVLFDEEASVPVRAKIASVSGREVTLAAPVAETLAVANATRINRYGYVGLANFREIFGKASRALLPVFIWTVVFAFSTVVINALAGLVLGILLFNKRLKGRNIYRTLLFLPWAVPAVISVQMWKALLNQQFGIVNKGLGLLGIAAVPWLGDPLWAKISVLLVNLWLGFPYMMTATISALSTINEDLYEAASIDGASRWQQIQSITLPLLRSSFTPILLSGFAFNFNNFGIIYLLTQGGPPLEGREATAQSTDILLSWGFNTAFASSGGQNFALASAIALIIFFLTLAISLVNFKAAGVFEEARK